One genomic window of Verrucomicrobiales bacterium includes the following:
- a CDS encoding acylphosphatase — protein MVSSNRERVRVMYSGKVQGVGFRYTAKSVAQGFEVTGEVRNLADGRVELVAEGHRTELQDFMQAIRDSGLGPCIRTEDARWEAAGAVFKGFEIVR, from the coding sequence ATGGTCTCCTCTAACCGAGAACGTGTCCGAGTAATGTACTCTGGCAAGGTCCAGGGTGTGGGCTTTCGCTATACCGCGAAAAGCGTCGCCCAGGGATTCGAAGTGACCGGAGAAGTGCGCAATCTGGCTGATGGCCGGGTAGAATTGGTCGCCGAAGGACATCGTACCGAGCTGCAAGATTTTATGCAGGCAATACGAGATTCTGGGTTAGGGCCCTGCATTCGCACGGAGGATGCCCGCTGGGAGGCGGCCGGGGCAGTTTTTAAGGGTTTTGAGATCGTTCGCTAA